Within the Equus przewalskii isolate Varuska chromosome 1, EquPr2, whole genome shotgun sequence genome, the region TCTGAACAGTTCCGGGGCTTGCGGAAGCTGCTGAGTTTACATTTACGGTCTAACTCGCTGAGAACCATCCCTGTGCGAATATTCCAAGACTGCCGCAACCTGGAACTTTTGGACCTGGGGTATAACCGGATCCGAAGTTTAGCCAGGAATGTCTTTGCTGGCATGATCAGACTCAAAGAACTTCACCTGGAGCACAATCAATTTTCTAAGCTCAACCTGGCCCTTTTTCCAAGGCTGGTGAGCCTTCAGAACCTCTACTTGCAGTGGAATAAAATCAGTGTCATAGGACAGACCATGTCCTGGACCTGGAGCTCATTACAAAGGCTTGATTTATCCGGAAATGAGATCGAAGCTTTTAGCGGACCTAGTGTTTTCCAGTGTGTCCCGAATCTGCAGCGCCTCAACCTGGATTCCAACAAGCTCACATTTATTGGTCAAGAGATTTTGGATTCTTGGATATCCCTCAATGACATCAGTCTTGCCGGGAATATATGGGAATGCAGCAGAAATATTTGTTCCCTGGTAAACTGGCTGAAAAGTTTTAAAGGCCTGAGGGAGAATACAATTATCTGTGCCAGTCCCAAAGAGCTGCAGGGAGTCAACGTGATCGACGCAGTGAGGAACTACAGCATCTGTGGCAAAAGTACCACGGAGAGGTTTGATCTGGCCAGGGCTCTCCCAAAGCCCACGTTTAAGCCCAAGCTCCCCAGGCCGAAGCATGAGAGCAagccccctctgccccccacGGTGGGAGCCACGGAGCCCAGCCCAGAGACCGATGCTGACACCGAGCACATCTCTTTCCATAAAATCATCGCAGGGAGCGTGGCCCTTTTTCTGTCCGTGCTCGTCATCCTGCTCGTTATCTACGTGTCATGGAAGCGGTACCCTGCGAGCATGAAGCAGCTGCAGCAGCGCTCCCTCATGCGAAggcacaggaaaaagaaaagacagtccCTAAAGCAAATGACTCCCAGCACCCAGGAATTTTATGTAGATTATAAACCCACCAACACGGAGACCAGCGAGATGCTGCTGAATGGGACGGGACCCTGCGCCTATAGCAAATCAGGCTCCAGGGAGTGTGAGGTATGAACCATTGTGATAAAAGCGCTCTTTAAAGCTGGGAAATAAGTGGTGCTTTATTGAACTCTGGCGACTATAAAGGGAACGTggtgccccctccccttccccctgcctctcACATTGCTGGCAAGGTCCTTCCCTGTCTGTTTTAGTACATTCATAATACTGGTCATTTTCCTCTCATACATAGTCAACTCATTGAAATTTAAATACCACAATCAACGTGAAGCTAGAACTCTGGTTTAATACAATGCCTATTGTATAAGACCCTTTATTGATTCCATTAATGTCCCACTTGTTTTAAGATAAAACTTCTTTCACAAGTTATCCCCAACATCTGCCGTTATTCTTCTGGTAGGACCAAATCTACATACAGTTCTAGAAGGTGTACAGTTTATTGGCAAATCAAGCAAAAGTGAATGATCCCAGGTACTTGGAGCTGAACTGATTCTAGGAGGTGACTTGATTACAGGAACATTTAGACACAGAGccttaaaacaatgcctggcttaaaaagaaaattgtagggAACTCTCAAAAGATGGTGCTCTGTTAAAGCAGCGCCGGGAGCAGTTTCCGGAGGTGTTTGCATTGCAATAAGGCGAGCCGAGGGAAAAGGGTTGACGGGTTAAAATGCTGCAAGTAGACAACTGCAAAATGTGAGGAGATGGGAAAAATACGAAGTTTTAGACTTGAAGCCTTGTCTCTGAAACCCATCCCTGTCAAATCACACTAGAGGTTTCACTGTCGATTTCTTCCAGCCTCTATAtctcctaaataaataaataaaataggcaaGAGGCAAATTCGAGGAGGCAGTTTTCCCACTGCTCCTCACCTTAGGGAATTTTCAGAGAGGAGGCTTGCAAATGCAAAGGCAGCTTGCTAAATGTGTGTGGTTGGGAGCTTACCAGAATTTCTCTTTCCAGCTTTTCAAGGACCCTAATGTAGTGAGTGGAATCATTAGCCCTGTCTGCTCTTCGGTTTGGGATTTGTCAGGCAGCCCTGGTTTGTTCCATTAAATGCCCAGCATACACTAGTCACCTGATGACTGACACTTCAATCAGAGGGGTAAAGAGAACACATTCCAAGACAGATTGTCCACCAACAGCCTCACTGAAAAGGATGATTTTGATAGCACCTTAATAAATGTATACAAtaaatcttagaggaaaaaagacCAATCCTATGGCAgttgtcttttgcttttctattgCTGATGTTACAGTGTCCGTATGTTCACCTGTAGTGTGAACTCATCCATTGGTATGATTCTGTACAGACCCTGTTGGCAATCTGCAAGCTGCATGCATGTTTTTATGTCGTTAGTGAAAGTTTATTGACTGCAGCACAGATATCACAGCTTCTGTACTTAAGTAACTTTGACCACAGTCCattaagattttagaaaaatgtctttagTCTGTATCCTCTTTCATCCCCCAAAATGAACAGTTCTATTATAGGAGCAAAAATCAGGACTTGTAACATCCagtctgtttcatttaatttggCTTGCCAAGCTCCACGTCTTTAACCATGTCCCTGTTCTTTCAAAACAGAATCGctgcagcaaaaaagaaaaagtgaatggCTATTTTTACCAGCATTTTTTATAGTTTGGAGGCTTTTCATATGCTGAGAGGAAAAAATCTAGGCAAGTCACCATGAAATATAATTGCAAGGAAGCCAGATTATAAAAATCATACTTTTATaagcaataaaggaaaaggagcatttaaagtggatttctcaAGCTACCTTGATTTTGATTAAATCTTAAAATAGATGCCAGTTCAGAAAAGCATCATAGCTGCAATATATTTACCCATGAATCAttgttgaatatatatttattaatggCAAATATTCACAGAATCCAAATTGATTAATAATGCAGATACTTCCTTACAGTACTATGAACTGGATGACTGAGTCTACTGTGATGTTTTTCACTGAAGTTGTCATTTTACATTCTTCATAAAATGtcagtaaatatatattccatctataaaagaaattttctttggtCAGCCTCATTTTTATCTGTACTAAAGATGACTGTGTTAATTAAATACAGTGTTAAAGTGAAAAAGCCCATTTCTATTCTTTGACTTGACCTTCTGCCTCATTTGTCATGGATACCAAATAAATTTAGGCAAGCcatatttatacttttactttTGAATTCTTGCAAATTCTCAATGCTGTGGTACTGCTAGTATATATAAACTATGTTTGCTGTATTAAAAGTATTTCTATCATTCAAAGCCACTTGGTGTGTAAGATTAAATGAATGACCAACATTTTGAAGGCTAGTCATTTTTTAATGCTAAACTTTACTAATAAGTTTAATAGTagataaaaaccaaaatgaaatccTTTAGATTGTAAAAGTTATTTCTATTCAGgacatgaaattagaaaaaagaaaagatcttttCCCCTTCTTTGGGAATGAAGCTTCTCTAGTTCCCAGCATGTTCTGAGCTCAAATATATAGTTCTTGTCGGTTAGACAATAGATAGTTCACCCCTATGAATTTAACAAAGCCAACTGGCCAGTGTTCTCCTGCCCAAAGTtgttgtccccacccccaccccatggcaCTTTCTGGACTACTAAtctatttttattagtatttcaACTCATTGCATAttagagaaatataatttatattccattttctaTTCCAAATTTACATGAAGTTTCTGACTTTCCTCAAAGAAGACAAGTTAAATAAACAGCCTGACCCGTTGAACTATACAAGAGAGACGCATCGAGGCAGAATGGATTCAGTCAGTACTTTGAGTGTTtaccagagagagaggaaacgCAGTTGAGTCTCTGAACTGCATGGGTTTTTTCCCCGTTTTATGAGCCCCGGTCCGCACAGTGCTACCGCAGCGTGGAGTTACTAGTCCCAGCGCGACAGTCTTCTAAGGAATCTTACGCAAGATGTATTCCTTttaaatgagtttatattttCCAAGGATGTTGACAttacatcttttcaaagaatttaaaccattttttaCTTGATTTGGTGATTCAACTACCTAAGTAGACAAACAGGcaataaattgtatttctgtggagcaGCAGTGACCTCCAGTGGCTGATCAGACTAACCACAGCTATTCATACACcttttatgtagttttttatacTGACTCCTTATGTAAACGTGGTTTATAACATATAGTTTTTGATCTGTAAATcaggtttgaattttatttagttcatttcCCTGGGAAATACAGTTATggtgtaatttttaaagttatattttgtatattgacttaTTTAGTAATGCCCAGAGGCCATGGAACTGGTAATGAGGGCTAGAAATAAGTATCCATCGATGAGAAGCAAGTAATAATGTAATAAGAATAgataagaaacattttaaagtatttgtgcTCATCGATGCTTGCCAAATATTCTGATATTTTCATTAAACGGGTTAATATTTTCCATAGGTAGGATATTGAAATATTATGTAATTTTAGTTGgggaaaacaaatttcaatattaatattaaaagaatcaGAACTAGTTATTTACCAGCCAGTAGGAATGTCTGAAGGAATGTATGAAGAGAAGGAGGCCTCCCCTTCCGGCTCTAGAACTCTCCAGTTTGTTGATCGTGCCAGTGACCTGTGCTTTGCCCCagtgctctctccttccctcccccttttcAGCCAGCTGAACACTGGTTCTGTTAGGCTCTCTGACAATGATGTTATAGTCTAAGAGGTGATGATTCATGGATAATGAAATTATGCTCTCCTTCTGGGGAAGGATAATGCAGAGTCCGATTTGTAGATTTGGCAAGGGTTTTCAGGATGCTGTAGGTGCAGGAAATATCATCTCTTCCCCTGACATTTACCAAGAAGAGAACTTAAATAGTTTATTTAAAGTGTGGATTAGACTAGCATCAGAAACAAGCATCAGGCCATGAACCCTAAGAGAAAATGAGTTCCAGACATGACAAATGAGAATTGAGCCACGAGGAACGGAAAATTCAGAAATTGTGTTGcttcttttattcccttttccctGGATTCTCGTGAGAATCTGGATCTGTAGGAAACCCATGGAGTTTTGCTATACCTGTGTTCTCTTAGCTGCTTACATTAAAAATCAGAGGCAGCAGGAAGAAACTATGAGCATGAAAAATAATGTCAGTAAATTTCAATTACAAACTTACAAGATAAACAGAATTGATGAAAGCTAAATAGCTTGTATTAAATGACTATTGAaaactaataagaaaaataatacacaagTGAAAGTGAGTTTTCCTAATCTAATCATAATCACCTACAGAATTGGACCCAAATTTTGCTTAGTCTCCAAAATCATTGGTGGATTTTGCATAGCTAGgtagaatacaataaaaatactaCAGAGAAAATCTAtacaaaaatagtttataattctttttgagTCAAGGAAAATATCACAATCATGTGTGGTAGAGTTTGGGCCTTAGATTCAAGTTCCTCTGACTCTTGCTAGTCAAATGATCTCAGGAAAATTTCTTAGCTTTCCTGAACTTGAcattccccatctgtaaagtgggcatatATTATTGACTTCACATGGTTATTGGGAGAACAAAACTGGAGAAGCACTTTGTAAACTCTATAATTGCAAATTTTCAAAGAGCCCTTAGTGAAACACAGTcatgctgcataacaatgttCGGTCAACGACGgaccgcatatacgatggtggtcccataagattagtaccatatagcctaggtgtgtagtaggctataccatctcaGTTTGTGTGAGCacactccatgatgttcgcacaatgcctaacaatgcatttctcagaatgtatcccggTCATTAAGTGACGTGTAACTGTGTACAGCTGTGCTTGTCAATGTTCTGTGTTTGGCCTGCGTTAAAAAGACATCACTAACCTCTGTGTTACAGAAGCCCAAATCCATTTTACATCAATATGAATTCTGAGACTTGGCAGTGAGTCTAGAACTTAATTTGGCTTTGACCTTTAGTTTCCATAAAAACAGTTTCTTCCACCTCATGTTATCTAAGACTAGGAGTTTATCAGCAATGATCACAATGTACAACAGTCATAAATAAAGACCCAAGCCAGAGAATACTGAATCAAATGCTTATCAAACTGAGTCAAAATTCTAATTGTGTCCCAAATCAGGTCATCATAGCAAGGGCTTCCAATTATAGTAAGGTTACTTGCCCATTCCATCTCTAGTATCACTATTTTGAGCCCCTATTaactttatactttatatatgtaACATTTATGGCAAGATGACATCGTCATTGAGTAAAAGGTAATTGTTCATAACATGTTACAGTGGGATTAACATACTTTCCAGGTATTAATCATACGACGTCTTCtcagttgattcttttttttccccagttaaaGACTATCCAAAATCTCCTCCTGGTATAGAAATTACTATTGACTTT harbors:
- the LRRTM3 gene encoding leucine-rich repeat transmembrane neuronal protein 3, producing the protein MGFNVIRLLSGSAVALVIAPTVLLTMLSSAERGCPKGCRCEGKMVYCESQKLQEIPSSISAGCLGLSLRYNSLQKLKYNQFKGLNQLTWLYLDHNHISNIDENAFNGIRRLKELILSSNRISYFLNNTFRPVTNLRNLDLSYNQLHSLGSEQFRGLRKLLSLHLRSNSLRTIPVRIFQDCRNLELLDLGYNRIRSLARNVFAGMIRLKELHLEHNQFSKLNLALFPRLVSLQNLYLQWNKISVIGQTMSWTWSSLQRLDLSGNEIEAFSGPSVFQCVPNLQRLNLDSNKLTFIGQEILDSWISLNDISLAGNIWECSRNICSLVNWLKSFKGLRENTIICASPKELQGVNVIDAVRNYSICGKSTTERFDLARALPKPTFKPKLPRPKHESKPPLPPTVGATEPSPETDADTEHISFHKIIAGSVALFLSVLVILLVIYVSWKRYPASMKQLQQRSLMRRHRKKKRQSLKQMTPSTQEFYVDYKPTNTETSEMLLNGTGPCAYSKSGSRECEIPLSMNVSTFLAYDQPTISYCGVHHELLSHKSFETNAQEDTMETHLETELDLSTITTAGRISDHKQQLA